In Halobaculum limi, one DNA window encodes the following:
- a CDS encoding nucleoside deaminase, with protein MGTPTERLPERFADLDHEAHVRECLELARSAAERGDDPYGSVIVRAADGAVIMTERNAVNTADDVRRHPELTLAHRAGREFSPTQRRDLVMYTSTEPCPMCAGGIAHVGLGAVVHSTSAERAAELYDRDTYLDSATVYERLGSDVVAAGPILPEEGDGVHRVVGGATN; from the coding sequence ATGGGCACGCCGACCGAGCGACTGCCGGAGCGATTTGCGGACCTCGACCACGAGGCGCACGTCCGGGAGTGTCTAGAACTGGCGCGAAGCGCCGCCGAACGCGGTGACGACCCGTATGGGTCGGTGATCGTTCGCGCCGCCGACGGAGCAGTGATTATGACCGAGCGAAACGCCGTCAACACCGCCGACGACGTGCGACGCCACCCCGAACTGACGCTGGCACATCGGGCCGGTCGGGAGTTCTCGCCCACCCAGCGACGCGACCTCGTGATGTACACCAGCACCGAACCCTGCCCGATGTGTGCGGGCGGCATCGCCCACGTCGGCCTCGGCGCAGTCGTCCACAGCACCTCCGCCGAACGCGCGGCCGAGTTGTACGACCGCGACACGTACCTCGACTCTGCGACCGTGTACGAGCGTCTCGGAAGCGACGTGGTCGCCGCCGGACCCATCCTTCCCGAGGAGGGCGACGGCGTGCACCGCGTCGTCGGCGGGGCGACGAACTGA